TTAATACCAGTGTTTTTGTAGACAAATTAATTCACCTTGAAGAAGCTTTATTTGAATAGGCTATTTGTAAAGCCAGAAATAGCTCTTGAAATACAATTAAGTTGTTCACCAAGACACTGGACCTCATGAGATAGTCTCTCTTCTGTATGCCAGTCCTAGAAGTTAAGAAGAAGATAATCTGGACAAACCTGACTGAGAATGTAAATCCTACTAAAATTGAAACAGACTGCTCCTACTGGTCCTTAAGCAGTATATGAGAAGACAGAAGTTAACTGATACGATAATTTGGTATGTTAATGTTTTAACTTCTTAACTGGTACTGGAATTTAATGAGTCTCATGCATGATGTAAAATTCATCTTCTTACCTTCCATGTGGAACCAAATTTCCAAgaacatgtttgtttttattgtattttttcagaggaTGTTATAACAAGAGTGACACTGAAGTAGTATATATATTGCATGTTAGTAGAAAAATGGTAGATGATAATTTTAGTTACTCTGTAATTACAATTTCaattttgacttattttttccccaggtagGCTAATATGAAATGaataatgcttttttgtttgtttttgaaattttaaacattttagttTAGAACTTGTTCTTTTGAGTTAAggcagacttaaaaaaaaaaaaagaaaaaagaaaagaaaaaaaacccttaagtGTCATGCTGCATAGGATTTAAATTCAATGAAGATTGTTGTGATGTGACTATTCTTCTTAGAATGTTTGAGAAGCAGTGATaacaaaacttttctctctttaattgCATCAAGATGTAGTGTTATGGGAGATGACACTGGTGCTGTGAAAGACAAATTCTTTGCCTCTTAATTGATGGTTAACTGTGGGAGGGAGAATGCAACTTTCTAAATGCCATAGAGTTGGCAGATTCCACTATTAAGACTGTAATTTGGAAATCCTAACTGCAAATCCTGTAGGAGGCTACTCAGCTATGCTTCCCTGGCAGTGGTTACTGAGACATGTTTCACTGGGTATGCATCATCAGCAAGCAGAACGTAGTACAACATAGCTGCTCCCCAGATCAGCTGTTTACTTAATTTGTAATGCAGTTTATGTAATTTAATTGTATAAAACAATGGTATATGttatccactttttttttttttttttttttttttttaagggagtcTTCTCTTACCAAACAGTTCTACTATGTGGAATGGTAAATGGTGTCGACAGTCTGAGTAATGGTGGTAAAATATGTTCTTACCTCTTTTGCTTCGttctgcattttcatattttctgcaATGTATTTAACACTTTCAATAGCATCTCTCATTTCTGGtgacagaactgaaaatgaaagcagcGGATCTACAGATTCAGAGCTTGAACTTCTTGTGAGATTGCCACTGAAATCTGAGAACTTCATTCGTTGATACTGACAACAGCTGCATATTGTATCTTGACATACAAAGCCATCTTTGCAGCATTTGGTTTCAGAACTGTTGAAGCAGTTTAAATGTGAAAACTCAGCAGTGTAAAATGGTTTTGGCTTCTGATTATTCTCTTCGTCACTGGCAGGCCTTGTCATAAACATGATCCTGGGAAGTAAGTTCAGGAAGATGGTTCTAACCCAAACTGGcattgtgtgtgtcttgggtgtTCTGTAGTGCACATTAAGTACAAATACCGTAATGACAATAGATAGAGTTACAAATATCATGGTGAAAAGGAGGTATTCCCCAATCAGTGGAATTACCAGAGAAGTAGAAGGTATGGTTTCTGTGATAACGAGAAGGAACACTGTTAAAGATAAAAGTACTGATATGCAGAGTGTCACCTTCTCACCACAGTCTGAAGGCAAATAGAAAACTAAGACAGTCAGAAAAGATATCAGCAGACATGGAATAATCATGTTGATAGTGTAAAATAAAGGTAAGCGCCTAATGTAAAGAGAATATGTGATATCTGGATATATCTCTTCACAACAGTTGTACTTGATGTCATGTTTATACCCAGGAGCTTTAATAATAGCCCATTCTCCACTCTCCCAGTAATCTTTCAGGTTCATTGTAGAGCCAATTAAAACTAAGTCAATTTTGGCTTTATCGTAAGACCAGGAACCAAACTTCATGGTGCAGTTCTGATAGTCAAAAGGGAAGTAGGTTACATCTATTTTACATGAGCTTTTAAATATAGCCGGAGGTATCCAGGTCACATCACCTGTGTATTTCAGTAGGGCCTTTGTCTTGTCATCAACCTGGAAATCTCCAACTGCActgtaaagcaaaaaagaaaaaagaaaaaaaaatcagaatgcaactattccttttaatttcatatAATGAGATCATATTtacaaaatctttgtttttgaaagtcaGCAATTACATTTTAACGTGGAGCTGAATAGCATGTACAGGATTGAGTCAGTCGCTGTCATAAATTTGTATAAATAAGCTTAACTGAACAGTtgtataaatttataaatttacCATGGATGATGtgaagggaaatattttcctctatGACTTGATGCAATCAATACTCCAAGGAGCAAATGTGAGCTCAAGTACCTCAGACCCTGACGACTGACAAGAGGATACCTGCAATACTGGCATTTCCACCCCTTTTGTGGGCAGGGACAGTAGTAAGTAAGGAGAGATGGATTAGAGTTGGAATGTATCTTTGTGTAAGGGGTGTGTTTGGTGAGGGTTTTTACATCCCACATTGCTATCCTGATCACTTTCACGTAAGAACCATGTGCCAATTTCATTTGTTcatatgaaaaagtaaaattacagAGGTAATTTAAGTTCTTAGAATTAGCTGACCACAGGTAGGACAGGACTATAGTGAACTATTGGTCAGTCCCTAGCCTGTTTTGGATTAACGTAGCTTAGCCCATTTTACTGAGAGCAGCTTCCTTAGGTAGCAGAGGGATCCATTTAGTAATGGTTTGGCATTTCACAGTCTTGGAAGCAAACATCCAAAGCACGTCATACCTGAGCTTTTGTATGTCAGTGCTGTTGTTGCATAGGCGTAGAATTGTGATTAACTGCTTAAAAACCTAGAATTAACTTTAACTTAAAGGGCTGAACCACAGACAAGAATTTCTACGGTAAGGGAACTTCTTGCCACCTCCCTTGTAGACagtgttaaaacaaacaaacaaacaaaaaccaacaacaaacagaaaagcgGTATAGGTGGAAGCTGGTGAAGGGCAGGAGCCGGCTCTTGCCGTAGGTGACATACAGGTGAGTACAGCTGTGAGGGGGATGTGGGACACAGGTGTGTGGAAAAGCAGGCTTCTTCAGTGAGCGGAgcaaagaggatttttttaaaaaataacaacatcactttttttcccctgaattaAGAAGATAAACATGCAAGAGTCTTACTTGTTATATAAAACGATATCTGGCTTCCAGATCTGGCCGGATGGCACTCGGATGAATTCAGAACCTCCGTAGTCCACTGGATTCCAGCGAAGCTTATAATCGTTCCAGATCTAATTGTGCAAGAAGCGAGTCCGCGTTAGGTTTGGGAAGAAATTGCAATGACATGGGCTAGGCTCAAACTAAGTGCTGCTCTTagggttgttttattttgtatactATACTGACTAGATGTTTCTTTAACAAACATGTATGTGTGGTTTATGGATACCGTGGAGATTGGGTGCCCACTGGTCTAGATATGACTTAGATGTACATGTAGGTGCCTGTCTCAGGAATTTTTATATTGGAAATAAAAGGTGAAAGAGGAAATGACATGACAGGCCCCTAGAcatgcagaagagcagaaacaGGAATACAATAgggtcaatttttttttctttgccttctttctgttcttttaccAGCCATTGCCTTAGGATGCTCTAGGTTTGGGTATTTTAATACTACAGCACCTGTCTTCCAGGAAAAGTaatgggggggggagaaaagggcGGGAAGGCGCCACAcggcgccgcggggggaggggcaggaAGGCGCCTCGCGGCTGAGGCGCCGCTGAGCGGGCAGCGCGCGCGTCCGTTGCCCGCGTCCGTTGCCCGCGTCCGTTGCCCGCGTCCGTTGGGGCCGTGGCTGCGCCCTGCTGtcgctgcgcgcccgcgggggggggagcccggcgccgccgggagcAGGGAGAACCGCTGCTCGCTGCGAGGGTGGGGTCAGTGGGCGGCAGCCGCGCTGGGCGTGAGCGCTACTCACGTGCTTCAGCCACAAGTTGGTTTCCATGATCTGGTTCACTTCATCCTGGAAAAGAGGGAGGCGTcgggcggcgctgcggggctctcagcgccgcccgctgccgcctgcTACTCACCACCTTCACCAGCTGGGACATGGACACCTCGAACTGGATGATGACCGGCTCCGAGACGTTCCTCACCGGCCTCACGAACTGGTTGTAGTTCTCGAACAGGGCGTTGTAGAGGCGGTGCTCGGCCTCGGAGCCCCCGCAGCCTGCCGCGAGAGGAGACGGCGTGGCGGGgagcgcgcggcgggggccgagGCCAGGCGCAGGCCCAGGCTGCCTGCCGGCCCACCCGGGTGGCTGCGCACTCCTGTCTCATTCCTGACGTTTGCTCAGGGCTGGAAGAAGGAAGGCGATAAAACGCCCCAgtccttctttattttcttccgTATGCCTCTCTGCAGAGAGAGCCCACCATAGCGGACTGCGTTGCAGTTCGAGGGTGTTAGTGAAACTGGAGGCATGCGATTGCTTTCCCCTCGcaggcctcccccccccccaatctgTCGGAGCTCCCAGAGCATGGAgtgggagaaggggaaaattAACTGGGCAAACTGAGGCAGAACGTTTTGCAATATGAGAGTTTGCAGGAAAATGATGACGCTGCTTTCTAGCCTGAGTCGTGGTTGCGTGGTTATAGTGATGATAACAGCCCATTTGTTAAAATGTGAAATCAGTGATTAAAATTGTTTAACCATCACATTCAAAGTTATATCCAAAGAGAACGCCTGCTAATAACCCATTTATTCTTCTAAATAATTTCTGTCTGCAGTATACTCCTACTGTCTATTTTGTTGCTGGTTCTGCTGCCTATGGTACCTTGTGGTTGATGAAGAAGCTGCAaattgaaattcttttaaagcataacctatttcagctgttttgggATGAGTTGTGAGAGAGTCCAAATTTCAAACTATCTTTTTACTCCCAGAGCCAAGCAGTGAATATCTTGAGAACTGGATAGTATCCAGAAACTGATGGTCTTTTCTTTCTCGGGCACTTTCTCTTGAAATCTCTTCTGGACAAAATATCCTCCAGCATTttaattggggggggggggaaactttttttttgcctttatggATGACACTGTATATGAATTTGGCAAAAGCGCAGAACTGAAgtctgttgaaaaaaaaacctatgaCTCCTTTGAAACACAGATATAAAACTGCAGATAATTGCAAAGacatacattcatttttcatagattttgatgtttttcagtagataaagagaaaggaagcaaagtgTGTGACTGATCTGCACTGTGTTACAAAGCTGACGATACTTTCTGATCTTTACAAGAGCCTGCTCAGCCTAAGACAAGAGGGTCCTCGCATGTCAAACTGTATTTAGCTAAAAACATTTGGAtaccaattttattttcaggttaGTGAAGTCACTCAAGCGAACTTGCTAATTTAAGAATGCACACCCTTCTTTCATGCTTTTGGGGAAACAGCTTTTTAACAGCTACCCTTGCTCTTGTTTATTGATATCTCATATTTATGAGGTGTATCTCTCAGATCAAGATTTTTGGAATAAATGCTCTATAATCTTTTAGCTAAACAGTTTTAAGATAGATCTTTATTACAGTCCCTTCCAAACTGTCAGCCTTTATATGTGTCCACAGTACAATAATTAAATCTAGCATCCACTGTATCTAGACAATAAGTGAATTAAtggatatttatttaaatgcttcagTGTTCTCTCTATCTACAGAGATAAGGTGCAGTG
The sequence above is a segment of the Rhea pennata isolate bPtePen1 chromosome 10, bPtePen1.pri, whole genome shotgun sequence genome. Coding sequences within it:
- the CHRNA3 gene encoding neuronal acetylcholine receptor subunit alpha-3 gives rise to the protein MESRHTLLLTAAVCFLFKGCGGSEAEHRLYNALFENYNQFVRPVRNVSEPVIIQFEVSMSQLVKVDEVNQIMETNLWLKHIWNDYKLRWNPVDYGGSEFIRVPSGQIWKPDIVLYNNAVGDFQVDDKTKALLKYTGDVTWIPPAIFKSSCKIDVTYFPFDYQNCTMKFGSWSYDKAKIDLVLIGSTMNLKDYWESGEWAIIKAPGYKHDIKYNCCEEIYPDITYSLYIRRLPLFYTINMIIPCLLISFLTVLVFYLPSDCGEKVTLCISVLLSLTVFLLVITETIPSTSLVIPLIGEYLLFTMIFVTLSIVITVFVLNVHYRTPKTHTMPVWVRTIFLNLLPRIMFMTRPASDEENNQKPKPFYTAEFSHLNCFNSSETKCCKDGFVCQDTICSCCQYQRMKFSDFSGNLTRSSSSESVDPLLSFSVLSPEMRDAIESVKYIAENMKMQNEAKEIQDDWKYVAMVIDRIFLWVFVLVCILGTAGLFLQPLMAGDEM